The Capsicum annuum cultivar UCD-10X-F1 chromosome 1, UCD10Xv1.1, whole genome shotgun sequence sequence NNNNNNNNNNNNNNNNNNNNNNNNNNNNNNNNNNNNNNNNNNNNNNNNNNNNNNNNNNNNNNNNNNNNNNNNNNNNNNNNNNNNNNNNNNNNNNNNNNNNNNNNNNNNNNNNNNNNNNNNNNNNNNNNNNNNNNNNNNNNNNNNNNNNNNNNNNNNNNNNNNNNNNNNNNNNNNNNNNNNNNNNNNNNNNNNNNNNNNNNNNNNNNNNNNNNNNNNNNNNNNNNNNNNNNNNNNNNNNNNNNNNNNNNNNNNNNNNNNNNNNNNNNNNNNNNNNNNNNNNNNNNNNNNNNNNNNNNNNNNNNNNNNNNNNNNNNNNNNNNNNNNNNNNNNNNNNNNNNNNNNNNNNNNNNNNNNNNNNNNNNNNNNNNNNNNNNNNNNNNNNNNNNNNNNNNNNNNNNNNNNNNNNNNNNNNNNNNNNNNNNNNNNNNNNNNNNNNNNNNNNNNNNNNNNNNNNNNNNNNNNNNNNNNNNNNNNNNNNNNNNNNNNNNNNNNNNNNNNNNNNNNNNNNNNNNNNNNNNNNNNNNNNNNNNNNNNNNNNNNNNNNNNNNNNNNNNNNNNNNNNNNNNNNNNNNNNNNNNNNNNNNNNNNNNNNNNNNNCGGAGGAAAACTAGTGAATATGCTGGTGGGATATGCGCCATTCAAACGCGTTTAAGGGAGTTTTGTTTGGCATTTGTAGAGGGAGCATTTCACTGGGAGGTTATCAACACGCGTTGTGTGGTGTCGTTTAATATTTCAAATGAGACGAATGAGAAGATGCCATTGCCAGTGACACCGTATACCAATAGTGGGAGGAAAACTTTGTTATCATCATGACGATgggataaattttaatttataggtAATGAAAGATTATGGCGTAAAAGAATCTTGGATGAAATAGTTAGTATACCAAATCATGAGGAAGGTATTATCACACCAACGTATAGATTTTCAAATGATGAAGTACTACTTAGTTGTTGGACTTTGTTTACTGTTTTTTTGTCTTGAGCcagggatctatcggaaacaacctctctacttcttcggaggtagtggtatggactacgtacattttaccctccagaccccactaggtgggaatatatcgagttgagtatgttgttgttgttgcaactTTTCAATTCATGCAGTTGAGATTCGAGAACAAAGAAGTTGCAGTGGATATCCACAAACAGACGATGCAATTTACATTAACAGAATAAGACGGCTGGCACGAGTGGTCAGAGAGAAagatagaaaaagaataagacGGCTAACACAAGTGGTCAGAGAGAGGCAAAAAATATCCCAGCTTAAACGCGAACTGAAGGAACTGAAGAGACAAGAAGCACAAAATAGCCGGTATGaacttgtaaaataaaataccaaggtGGTTGTACAAATGTTGTTAGTCAAAGAAAACTAAGTTATCTAAGTTGATCATTTTCATGACCTTTTTGCAGATATAGgccatacaacattcaaattcTGCGGCTTCCAGGGACATATGAAGCTACAGGACAGACCTCGAGGCCAGCAACAACCAACCACAATCATGTTTTCTACGATATGATTATCCCTCATACTTATTATGGAATGCCTCCAGCAGTGGCCGACAAGGCCTCTTTCCAACGAGTCAAGTGGCCGAACGCCCCTTTCCAACCAGATGCTTCCAGCCATACCAGAATAACAACCCCACCACCACCAACTGTACACCATCCATATACATCCACCCCCTGCCACCCCACAAGCTACCTACTATTTTCCGATGTCTCCACCTCCACCACAAGGATTCTATAGGCCTCCATATCGGCCATACTGGCAACCAGCTTATGCAGCAAACAGCAGGCGACCTCCACTGCAGCAATATCGAGCTCCGCTACAAGGAAACAATGGAGATCCTGCCCAAAATCAGcaacaagagaagaaaaaaagggaGTCTCAATGATTTTAAAGTCATTGACCATCTCAAGCTAGCTAGGTCATAGATTTATATTTGCCATTGAATTCTTAATTAtctaagaataaatattttttgtttggtATCTGACATTTCATTTAATCACCAGTGAAAAAGTACAAAGTTATGGCAAGTTAAAGACTTATTGCCATTTCAAGTCTTTAGACTACTAAACATGTACATTACTTGAGGAAAACAAAAGCTatctaaaatcataactttagaGAAAGTCTTAGAACTGTTTtgtattctttggttttgattttttttgactCATAGTTGATACTCGTATCATAGGACCCCTGTAAAGTAaggtgtgtcgtagcaactttggctATAGTTTGGGAGTGTAATAGTGTCTTTatctttttaaaagaattaaCATATCTTGCTTCAACTGGACGACCAATGTTAAAAAGCGTTACTGATTTAAGAGCATATCTAAACTATTGTTAAGAACGTTGCCCGGCTTATCATAAATGTAAGGGGGAATTTTTGTTTTACTGGTATCGGACACGAGCGTTGCACATGTTTCTCAAAAAAGCAGTACAATACACATTGTATGGAGTATCACAAAAATGTTCAGTAGAAAAGTTTAACCTGAAATAGGTAAATGAATCAACCTATTGGAGTGACTGCTCTTTGGCCAGCAATGCTTAGATATCCTCTGGACCTGCAAAAGTTGAACGCTTAAATTTGTTGCAGTACGTACATAGACATGTCTACGTATAGTATACATAGCACAATCATAGATCAAGATTTTTCTGATTTTGTTTCTTTAGATAAATTTACCTGTACACCTACAAATAGCCTGTATTCTTGGAATAATATTACAAAGGAAATTGCTTCATTATCTCTGAATTTTACgaaattaaaattatactgtACCTTTTAACATCGCAAAATGTTACTACTGGTTTGACGCTTCTGTGACTCTTTAACATTTCCTTTTCAATTATAGCTATTGAGCATGTATAATTTTGCCAATTCTTCACTAGATACGCCATTGTGGTTGGGTCCAAGTCCTTTCTCGAACTCCGCGCGTAGCAAGAGCTCGGATTTTCCTTTCCTTCACTGGATAAAGAAAGAATATGCAGCAAGGATGAAATAGAGAGAACATATGCGTAAACCGAACAGAGAAAATAGGGAAGAAACACAATTTCATGCTAAATAAGTTACATATTTGGCACTTTGGATAATGTCACATTTTCAACCCTTATTAGCATTTGCCGTAGAAAATTGTCACGAACCGAGCTGGGACCCTGACTgtaacgagcatcccaaaccatgaaggcccgggagCTCTTCTAAATcaagtaatcatgcacaatattcatatagtataagaaaatttgcagaaaacaaaacaaaatggtACCATGGTCAAACTCATGAACTTGAACAATTTGAAAAGAAGTTCCTGAATACTCTAGACATATAACacccgtctgcgaaatctctagcATCTTAAGATCCATCATAAGTCTGtacaaaactgggacaaggcccccagtcggacccagaacaaaataaataatagtgcTCAAAAGAAACAGGCCTTCTGAAagaaagaaggctcaccaactgcacctTGACACTTCTACGGTTTAGCAGGACCCTTGGATTGAGtttcagaccctgaaatatagagAGTCAATACAAACgaactggtacgcagagcaatccaaaataatgtacttttatataaaatataggtgagagcatttcataaaatatcatgcatgaaataatttaaaatacatgggcaactTAAAATGATCATTCGAGCAAATCTGCAGATGtaaaatcattctttattttacttctgagctaggtggtccACCCTACAAGTCTAACAGTCCACGGGCTATGTggaatccgcccttaactcggcagccaagcccccaacccaagtttgccgcaagggttggagtttctgttctgatacgccacagggcactaggccagcgtataattcCTCTTGGGAATATAAtgacccgtatcggcaaaacacgattttgggcaataagttttctgaactcgtgccttcttcgggtaaccacctaactctctttaagcccaattttagtcttttctaaacatgcatcattctgagttcgaaatctgaaaatctgaatgAAAATCTGCATTAtgttctgttctgaattatcatggcatttTCTGTattggtatcaccataccaagacttgcaagtcatttttctgagccataaaatatcatatcacattttatctttcaaaacataaagttcataccaccatatttaaaataattcaataagCTTCATTCTTCaatacatttatcaaattatgcaagGATCATTCCTTTgaatcatttcaacaaacatgtggtggtcatgaatttttgacaaaccatgcaatcctttcattatatacattcaacatttatcaatcaTGCAAAACCCCCTCTCATCAAtttaaagatcaatcttaaatcattcaacaatagtcaaaacattgataccatgcttctaaataacattctaaaatcaagaggtgttgcaacatgagagggagcgtaaatagtcatgctctcaattcaatcatcaactttaacacatacatatatatatataagatttcaaATCAGTTTAGGGGaaaggtctaaagaccaaaacaataatgtcACTAAAGAATTGATAATGCAAATTTCAACgtaaattccaaaaccccttcaaTAATTCATTGATTTCACAATGTTAAAAGTTGTTGAACAATTTCATTATGCCCAAGTAGTTTTAGGAataccccacgtaccttagattacaaggttttTAAAGTAAAACTCGAATCTTGACtcgtttcttggaattcttgatcttagggatgagttcttgatctttggggaaggagttagagttttgatttttgagaggAAGAGTGAATAATAGGCAAATTTTGGCTTCTTGGGGCTGAAATTCTATGTTATGGATGAAatttgggtgaggaaaaatgaccaaaattcccctagacccattagaaacTGATTTAACGAGTGAAACAATTCCGAATCGTGCTGGCCGACGCGtcgcgtcggcttactgcctcacacgaaaaatgtcataacttttcgctcggttatcgaattttggcgaaattggtatcattggaaagctaattcaattatctacaatttcggtggatcttgagctgaaaaattctgcGTATtgaaagttatacacgtttaaagtaaacccttatagaatcgaatacccaattttgaatgaatgaaaagttcttagctcaactttgctttaggccatttctatgaacatttttcacctcataatcactttaTATACTAGgcgaaagatcatgacacatgaatctaaacataaatcatggaattagagcttacacacgtaggaacgacgaTTTAATTTCTAGTTcgaaaatgcggggcgttacattagctcccccttgggatcattcgtccttgaatgataggTAGGTACTTTTGAggatctaaaagtgtagaataaagaatcaAAACCTCGCATTGAACATGTTTCCttaacaaaatatgcaaaggcatcaaacgagcttcatgataacccctagtgaaacgtgaaagcacgaaacatgagataatgagactttacatagagatgatcttgcacatgagttctatgcaccataatcatcacaacataaggcagaggtttatttgatgatcatagacctTATTTATATTGGTACTAACCATGCACAAAATTTCGCGGAAGATAGggatagaagcattctccacccCTCATGATGCAACGAATATACGCACTACTCAGCTATGCCCCAacatcaaataacatacttcgtTCTTTCCATCTTACAATCctcccatcacacatctaaccataaGAGTATGAGTTTCACTGCAAGGtgcttttatgttgaagcctaactcggagtaaCAAGGTGATAACTTAAGTTATAGGACCCTATACTTACATCCCACTAAGAATATTACCTTACCTTATCACTATCGTCAAACTCCCTCGAATTctaattcaaggaatactaagtacatgggttgtgttttcatcaatcacaacattcaagcctatcattactacacccacttcatggatttccCCCACTAAtaccagcaaattcaatcacattcatGAAGATTTTCGTCATATatctccttttttttcctttcacctataaccttggCTCGAGAattcacatcaatttttttcacCTTCCAGAACATCTATTCCCCTACCTAACACATCGCCACGCTTCTACAACCACCGTCATACtatcatacggagggtcattaaaGGACCCGAGAATAAATGTCATGAATGGAAGAAACACTACTCAATTATGACCCATACCTGTTGACCTACATCAAGGTGGGACAAGAACTAAAGATACGATAAAATAGACCCGAAGTGCTCCATATGTCAAGTGtatggatcataagtagagagtcattCTAAAGAAACACAATATAGCATAAATTCTTAGGATAAAACA is a genomic window containing:
- the LOC124899144 gene encoding uncharacterized protein LOC124899144, giving the protein MRHSNAFKGVLFGICRGSISLGGNERLWRKRILDEIVSIPNHEEVCCCCCNFSIHAVEIREQRSCSGYPQTDDAIYINRIRRLARVVREKDRKRIRRLTQVVRERQKISQLKRELKELKRQEAQNSRYRPYNIQILRLPGTYEATGQTSRPATTNHNHVFYDMIIPHTYYGMPPAVADKASFQRVKWPNAPFQPDASSHTRITTPPPPTVHHPYTSTPCHPTSYLLFSDVSTSTTRIL